From Mastacembelus armatus chromosome 9, fMasArm1.2, whole genome shotgun sequence:
GCAAATCATCTTGGTTCACCTCCAACTCTTAAGAACTTCTGCTTCCTCTACTAATGCAAATTCACTCtacattgtttcatttctgcaCAGTTATGACAAGAGTCTGTTTTGCTGCCCTTGATGCAGCAGTTTTGCCTGTTCACACATGGTTTACAGTTTTGTCAGGAACCAGGGCAGGAAAGGCACTTCAAAGTGTGGATGTCCCTTCAATTTCCTGGCAGCTCTGTTATAAGCCCTAGAAATTTAGAAATAGTCAGCTACTCCATGTAAAACTCTTGAGTCCTCCAAAAGACCAGAGAGGAATCTGAAAGAGACAGATTGGGTTTTGGTTCTGGCTAATGAAAGTAGTGTAAAGGTTAACGATCAGGTTAGAAAGTAAAGGATCTACAAAAGAAGACACAAGTACTGAGTCAACATTGTGAGAAACTTGCAAAGACGAAAAGTCTTCTGACCTATGTGGTATGGATCTAACCCTCAATGGAGACCTCTGGGACAATGTGTCCATTCAGTGCCGTTTCCACTGATGACTcctgaacagcagaaaatacATTAGAACAGAGTACACTGGAAAATCAAGAATGAATAACATTACATCTGATTTAATTATCACTGAATAAGTTTTAAATCAACAATCAGTACTTGTCATCTcaaaatgaacagaacagaaaatatttttggtaTGTGTATACCAATGAGCTCAGCTGCACAGATTCGACAAGCTGCATCTGAGATGGCATGTCGGCGATTTCTGTCTTAGGCTCTTCTGACAGTGCTCCCAGGCCTGTCTGCTCAGCAtcctggaaaagaaaagtggaaagaGTCAGTAGACAAAGAGCAGCTGCTCACTAGAACCACAGGAACCAAAGCCCTGTGTCTTCTTTGGGTAAGTGAAAATTTGTTTACCCAGTAGCAGTAACTTACAATGACAATTTCCCCTGCAGGTGTACCAGcaggctcaggctcaggctcagCAGGAGTCACAGCAACATCTTCTGTTTGGGTTCTGAAGGTGTCACTCGTGGCCTAAATGCAGCGGAGGATGATCACAACAAACAGATTACTTTACAAACTGCCACCTGGTGGCCTCAAACCCTACACAACTACTCAGTTCACTCACAGCTTAGGTCTGTTACTGTTTGGAAATAGCTGAATtccagaaacaggaaactaatgGTTTTTTTGGGAGtcatataaaaaatgtaatagctAAATTCCTGTTTGTGCAATTCTGTTGCTGGCTGAATATGACAATAACTACCTCCACTGCTGAAGCAGACTCTGTCACAACAAAGTCCTGAACCTGTTTGTCAGCAACATCCAGGGTGACAGGAGCCTGCAGAGATGCAGTAAAAGTTTATAATGAGTGAAGACATAATAGAATAACCTACAGTGTATATTTAGAAAAGTGGGAAGGATCTACTGTATATCACTAGCATAATCCAAGCACAGTCATCAAGAAGAACAAAAGATAggatgacactttttttttttttaaatttttggttTTACCTCTTTGTCTTCAGTCACAGGGGCGTCAGTGATGGTGTCTGGTACCTGAGGAGGCAACAGGTCACCTCAGCATTTTGCATAAAACAGGTACAGAGGTACAATTTCTCAAGTATTGCTGCTTTCAGAAAAGTAACATGATCCATGTACTGtctaaaatgtattcaaattattattaaccacataatgtaaataatacaaattttaaaaatgtattgtattgCTTTTCATCtttggaaagacagaaaaacaaaatagtgTTTTAATCAATGTGCCACCTCTGCAGGGCCTTCAGGTGCATCTTCTTCATCCAACACTTCTACTTCAGCTTGGTCTTCTTCCTCCTTGGCTGGAGATGCGGGACTGACAGCTGCTTTAGTCACTTGCTCAGAATCAGGTGTATCTGTGTCAACCCCCTTCACTGACTCTACAGCTGCTTCTGTAACCACATTGGCTGTATCAGGCTCTGCTTCAGCAGAAACCTGGTCAAAAGCAACAGCTTCTATCTCTGGCTCCTCAGAGGCTTCAGTTACAGGCTCTGGTGTGGGGTTATCCATCTTGACAGACACTTCTACATCCAGCTCACTGACTGTGTCTGCCTCTTCCAAAGCCTCAACTTCCACGTCAGTCTTGCAGATGTCATGTGACTGtgcatgaaaaaacaacatGGCACACATTAAGAAACCATGGATTATGCAATAAAGGACAAATATGTGACAATCTGTGCATTGGAATAGTTATCgtcaaattcttttttttttttttttgtgcctggacaaacaaactgcagtcaCTTAACCTGTGTGACCAAAATCACTGCACTCAGGGAGAATCTCAGTTTTACCTGTTCAGGCTCGGAGGTTATGGCTGTAGTGTCAACTGCCTGAACCTGgataatgagagaaaaaaaaaacaaagtatagGTATTTATTTGTGACAGATGGGCTGGATGGATAAATTGATCCAGATGAATGGAGGAATAAACACCTTGAATCAACATAACTGTCACTATTTTTCTGCTAGCATCTGACTGCATCAAGCAGACAACTAAAAATAATCCTATAATGGTCAAATTTAACTAGATGTTTTTGCTGTGGTACTAATTGCATGTTTTAAATCAACTGCAGCATTTCTGTCATTATCTGAGTAGTTTGCAGataaaaatccattaaaacatttgcattatGTGAACCAGATTGTGATCTAAGTACTGTGTTATATAAGAGAAAGAGACCTGAGGCAAACTGTGCTTATAACTCATTAGGTGTGAAGTTTAGGTCACAGACACTTCCAACATTTTTCCATTGAAAGACTTCTCTCTAGTCCAGTTACTGCTGCAATAAACTTCTTCAAGAAAGTGGAAACTCTGACCTAATCTGTCCTAACATATGCTGTCACTTCCACTACTGTTCTGGTGTGAGATATTAGCAAAACCAATACATACACTAAAATGCTTTACTGtaaagtttatatttttgtgctCAATGaagtctgttttctttttgactgAAAAAGGTGTTGTTTCTTCTCAAGGTTTCTAATGTTGTATTTGTAATATGCTTTTGACAAATCAATACAGATCTCACTTGAAGAGCATCACATTGGATTATGTTCGGCTCATTCATACCTGTAGAATCTGCTCCTGGCTACTATAGATACATATCCTGAGCAAGATGAAGCTAAGGGACAgaaatggtttgtgtgtgtgtgtgtgtgtgtgtgtgtgtgtgtgtgtgtgtgtgtgtgtgtgtgtgtgtgtgtgtgtgtgtgtgtgtgtgtgtttgtgtgtgtgaaatacaaGTTTATATTACTTCAGTCTCAGGAGCAGCCACTGGAGCCTCAGCTGTGGGTGTGACCTTtcaaggaaagagggagagctTTTTATTTGCAACTCAGCAAAACaatcataaacacatacatgcatttaatctaataaaacacactgttgggttaaaaaaaaagtatatctCATTAAAAAGGGCACAATGGAATGCATTAAACATTTACAGGCAAATAAAACTCTTTGCCTCCTGTTAATCTGCTGGCATTAAcctgtttttggactttttttttaaaggttgaaCGTTGGGAGGGGCACACAGCAGTTCTAAAAATGTGCCCAGAGTAAAATGATCTTCAACACTTTGTGTAGCTGTAATGGCCTCGAGACATTTAACTGAGAAAACCCAGTGAGAGTCTTAGTAGGTTTACTGTGTCCAAAAAAGGAAAGGTTTGCCAAAATGTGTTATCACATCATAAATTCAACTAGCACTTtatgtcaaacacaaacagcaaatgcacaatgctttgtgtgtgtgtgtgtgtgtgtgtgtgtgtgtgtgtgtgcgtgtagaTGTAGCTGGGGAGAAGGGGAGGAACATTATACATCCTACAGGAATGTTACAACCAATTGCATAATAGGAAGCTGtaccctcctccctccctttttGTATAATCTAACTCAGgttgaaaacatttaattattcaACTCATTAAATCTGTCTTTGTAATTAGgaacacacaccacaaaacccacacaaatTTCAACTGTCATGTCTTTAATCACATCTTTTGTTATTGTCTTCATcaatcacagcagcacaggttGGAAGTAAAAGGAGAAGTTCAAGTGTTGGACCTGCTGAACTGTGTTTGAGCAAGACATATGTGTCAGAACATGAAGCAATGTTCTGTAATTAATGCTGCTTTCCAACTTGGCAGCACCTGCTGTGTAGCCCACTGTGTTCAGCCTTAGGGGCAATCACAGGGAGAGTCACATAAATATTGTAAATCTTCGTAGTCCAACAGTAAATTATTTAGCCAGCCTTCCACCACTACTTCTTTAGTGTAGGACATCTGGTGTTTTCTAGAGCCCAGTCACTCACTGACCAAACTCACTGGGGTATCACTGTACAGTAGACTTAAGGGGAAATGTCTGACCTTCCCTCTGCTTCTTCTGCTACTGGGAAATGAGGAATTCAAAAGTAAATTGTTGAGAAAAGAAGGTGGCTGATAATACCTCCAGTCTCAAACGCAAGCGTCTCCACACTAGCCTGCAGAACATTGTgtcaacatgaaaaaacaaacgGTATGTAACCATCATTTTTCGGTTTGCAAATGAAACTCCTTTTTAAACCAGCAAGTGAGGACAGGGTCAGGAGCACGTGTACAAGTATTATTTGAAAAACCATATTTCTACACAGATCTTTCTCAACAGTTCAGATTTATTCCAGTTATAAGGAAATAAAGGACGGGACATATGAAAGTCGTGGTCACATGCCGTATTTAGATTTGGTTCAATGTTGTGCCTGTTTTTGTCTTAtctgctgactgactgctgaAAAGCATTTCCCTCAGTTGTCTAATGATCTTTCCCACagtctccttcctcttctctaaATGGACCTTGTCGTTTCCTCTGCCTCCACCTCCTTCAATTCCACTTTCCTTCTTCAGCACATATACTAACAAAAATCAAGCTCATACTCACAAACTACAGACAGAATCCGCACATAGATAGCATCTCTTTCCTGCAAACCAAGTATTAACTAAATGTCCAGCATCCACAGCTGTATAAAAGTGTTTTCTTACCTCCACTACTGAAATGATAGGGTCAGCCTCATTCACAGCTTCAACTATAAGGGGTGCTACTGATAGACTCTCACCCCCTGGTGCGTCTTCAGTAACCAATGCTGGGACATCAGTCTTAACCTCTGTTGAAATCTGTTCCAGCACCAAAGCCTCAGGCCCTGGTGCCATGACTGGGACGGGCTCTTTCACAGctggttttggttttactttggGGGTCTCCACAGTGGGGACAGCAATGGGAACAGCCTCTGGGATTtttgctggtgctggtgctggagTTTTAGCTGCTTTCTTTGGGGTTGAGACAGGGGGTGTACTTGCTGCAATCCCTGGGCTTGCTTTGACTGGTGTGTTGGCCACATGTTGTTCCTCAAGGGCTCTCCTCTGTGCCTGCTGCAGGGAGAGAAAGTTTCTATTAAAGTTTCTTAACTCGCATTGATATTTTCACTTAAACAAATGATCTTTGTAAAGTATGAATGCTGAAACTGTGTGGAACTTAATTTTTCCATGATGCTGGCATGAACTAACTTCATTGACAGCAGCTTCGAAGAGGTGTAGAGTATGTAAAACAAACTGCCAAAAGCTGGAGACTGAATACCAAAAAGGCAATCATGATGTTGGTGGACTTAATGCAACTGAGGCCCCTATGCTCAGATTCTTAATAATTTTGTCAGTCTGTGGTTCTAGCACATTTCTGTCTGCAGAATATCAGGCATGCCAGCAtgtttttcagctttggacAAAACCCCCTGAGGCTTTAGTGGAGATTTTAGGAGTGCAGAGCACTGGAGGGAGGGGCTAGGTAACTGTGCAGGGGCCCAGCAAAGCTAGTTAGATAATGGGAGCTAATTGGTTGAATTAGAGCTGTCCTGACAGCTCTGGTGAAGCGGGAATGGAAACCGTGAGAGTCAGCAGCATTGATGGGTGCCCTGCAGGCCAGACAGTGGGCCTAATCACATCATAATCAGGTTACAATCACTCCCCTGAAAATGCTTTTGTTAGGCCTACAGCCAGTTAGGCATTTGTAGTCGTAgactgatgctgtgtgtgtgtgtgtgtgtgtgtgtgtgtgtgtgtgtgcgtgtgtgtgtaagtgcatTTGCGAATGTCTGTCCAGCTAGCCACCATCAAAACAACTCCTCCCTTTACTTTGCCCACAAATGTCTCACTGTCTAGAGATCCAAATCTCACAACCTCagagtaataaataaatacttggATTAATGAGTGTGGTTCCCCAGGCTGTATTAAAGAGGCCCAACCACGCTTAGAAAGACGTTTTTAtcaaaggtgtgtgtgaccagagAAGAGCACTCAGTCTGACGTCTTCAAGTGTCCAGCAGCTCCTTTCCTGCCTGGGCTCAGTCAGGAGGGAACTGCTGATAACACCAATTGTAAGTGACTTCAGCTGCAGTTGTTATTTGTGCGTCACTGACAGACTGTGAGAGAATCAGAGAGACTGTGCAGACTGATACAAAAACTAATGCATGACATTCCTCTAGTCAAGACACTACCAAATACAGTGGTGCTGGGAGTCACAGCCCGGCCTGCCAGACAGAGAATAAGAAGGGAGGGGGCGATGCCACAAGCACCATACTGAGAAGCTGAGAAGTCAAAGCTGGAGGCGTGATCTCTGAGCTCTGACTAAACTGGCGAGTCTGTTACTTTCTCATTTATTAtatatcccccccccccccctgccaAACCCACGTCCTCTGTGGGCACCGAAGGTTCAGAAGTAAAATGTCTCTCCTGAAGAGACTATGAAGGACACAGGAGAAATACATGTCAGTGATCACGTCGTTGGCGTCGCTGATTCAGCACATTGAGTTCTGTGATAATAGCAGCGCATCTTTCTAGATGAAGACAGGATGTGCGCACGAGAAGTGCACGTCTGCCTCTGATTTGCTCGCAagcagaaaatatatgtttttacttTCAAATCTCTTCATGAATGTTGCACCTTTCGAGGTTAACGACGTTAAAGCACACAGATAAGCTGATAACGCACATGGCGGACGTTGCCAAGTGTCGACCGGCTGGGCCTGATTGTATCATTCCCATATAAGATCTTCTTCTTGAGCGGTTTTTACGCTCAGAGCTTGGAGCGCTCCTACAAGCGCTGCgtcacaataaaagcaacagCAAAGTGAATATGTGCAGTCACATAAGAAATGATTCCCATTAACAGAATAACCACAGAGAGAGTTCTTATAAAAACACCTTTACACCTATTTTACATTGAAATCATAGAAACATTACGAAGCTGCAATTTGTATTTTTACGCAAGATTCACAGGCGCAAAAGTGCGTCTGCCACCACTTACCACTCTCCGCATGCGGCGCttgttcttcttcctcttgCTGGGCATTTTGATGTGTGTTGATGGAAACAGGAGAGAACTAAGAAGCGGAACGAACGAGCCAGAGTGAATAAAGTGGATCTTTATAAAGCCCCCGGTCTTTGTGTTACCTTTGCAGACAACCTATGGGAGGACTGGAATGAAACATGGGAGGCGTgggcacacacacgcacacacacacacacgcacgcagcAACACTTGCTTGGTGAGATGGTTGTGCCGGCTGGGGTACCTACTGGCTGGATGGTTATGTAACATAGGTCCCAGTACCACGCCCCCTTTCCTGGATGCTTAGAATCAGTTTGGGACTTAAGCGTACTATGGTACCCCGCTTTTCAAGAGTTAACAATCCGAGGTGACACCAAGACAGACGGGACATTCAGATAACTCAGCCTGGAGGCTTTACAGCATAAAGTAGGTAGGAAACTCAGTCCGATAGACTGAAGCCCACCGGCAGATTCGAACCCACGTCTTTCTTGCTTGAAATACTTTTCTACACTTAACAGTACTCACTGCAACACACAGCGACAACACGCGATGCTGAAAGTAAATCACAAGAAAATTATGCACAGCCACGCTTCCATGCGAAACAGTGGGACTTTTCTGAATCCGTGAAAATCATGAAGCCAGAGAAAAGCTACTTTTCATTGTGTGCGTCTCAACCAGAGAAAGAAAGCTTGTACACGCGTCCACGCCCACCGCCCCCTGCACTGTACCAGTTCTAAGCAGCCATTGTCTGCTTGAGCACAGCTGTACTCATGTATGATTCCATAAAAGAAGAAACATCTGCCTTATTCTGCCATTTATTGTCCTTATTTTGTGAATCCAGTTACCTCAAACAACACGTTTCTGTCACCCACCCAGTCAGACTACCTGTTCCATCACAGCAATGCAGCCTCTGCTTCACAGCTTCACCCCTGCACGATCCGTTTGAACGTCTGGCTTTACCACTGAAATGAGATGCAGGAATGTTATGAAGTTACTTATTATCCCATCAATCATTCACTGTTAAAACCTGTCAAGACATTTTGAGGACATTGTGAATGTGACTGTTCTGTTATGAAATGTCTGTAAACTTGACTATTATATCACAGAGAGTGACttcaaaatgtttaataaacCCTGGATATTACAAAGGTTCAAATACAAAGCACTGAGTTGTCACTGTAGGACAAAGTGAACCTGTGctaattatgttttaaatgtgctacaGTGGAGCCAGAGTTAAATACAATCAACTGTCAGATCTTATCTTTGGTGCAGTGGGATGCAGGGTCCAGTGCACAAACCTCCCCCCAGGAAGTCCTGAAATACTTTGGCTATCAGCTGCTCAGAGGAGAATCACCATCTTTAAATAGACATatggtgtttacatttgttaAACTTGGTtatcacatgtacacacacacacacacacacacacacactgtaaatatagTTTTGCACACTTGTTAGCCTCTACTAGGAGGCTATAAATTTCACCATAAGCTACACAGGAGACAAGAGGTTATTATCTTGTTTTTACTCAGCAGTAATGCAGAGTGTCACTTTTATcacttttaaaatcaattttgtttgatttcttgactagatatatatatatggtttgACTCATTACCTATTTGATCAGCACAAATTAGTTTAGAGCCAGACAGATTCACCTTCTCTGTGAGCAAAGACTAAATCTGTGCTCAAATCATCCCTTTTAAAGGGACAGCACCTTCACAGCACAAACCCTCGGAGTGAGTCAGAGTTAGAATATTTGTTACAGACATTGAGAATAAAATCACTGTGCAGTGCAAACCAGAGCTTCAGGAGATGAAGATAGAGGGAACTGCAACATGTATGTGGtgcattaattttaaaaatgccaataatgtttttaaataactgtTCAACATATTGTAACAGTGGGTGATTATTCCTGGGACACATTCGTGGTACAAACCACACATGTGTAGATACTTGGACCCAGAGAGTGTTAATAAAGAGTCAAAGCCCAAGTGGTGATGAAGGCCAGACAAAGAAAGCAGCACGGGGAAAGACTGGACGAGAACGTCCTCTGACAGTATAATGCCAGGGATTCTCCAGTGTGTATTCATATCCCAGAACAGCAGGGGAAAGTAGGATAAAGagaatggaaagaaagagagtggTGGGTCATTCTGGTAATAAAAGCAACTGTGCTCAGCCATCATTCATCAAAGACCtatgacacacacatagactctttctctctgcataCCTCTGTGACACTCCTGTCTCTGACCGACATGCTCACATACACAGACATCAACACATCCCATCCATTCCTTTTTATATCACCTGACCTCTTAAACTGCCCCTTGTGAGTTATTATTACAATGGCACAAAGAGAGGCCAAGCATTATTCAGCCCCACAGAACAGGGTTTTAAGTTGTAGTCCAGATTGCAACAATTCTaatcataatataataattatcaATATAACACAGTGAGAATGCGTTAGAATTCAAGAGAGTTTGGAACAAGCCAATACAGAGTAAATAGATAATGAACATTTTGAGGGATTTtctgaaaaagcagcagcaacaattcTACATGGCAGAAGACAGATACAAGCAAAACCTTCACTTCTTTGTTCTGCTCCAGTCCCCCCTTTGAGAGGTCCTCaggcaggagagaggaggacgATCAGTGTATGAGAGTCAGCAGAAAACAGTAAAGAACAGATGGGAAATTAGAAAAAGCTATAAAATGAGTAACCAAGAAAAGAAGCAAGGAGTGGGAAGGATTAGAGGAAATAACTGAGCTAGAAAGGGAggaatgaagagacagaaacaaatgtgagGCAGATGACATGATGTGAAGGTAGAAGAGAAGCAGAGGTTTATGATTTTAGCACACAGAAACCTCAATGCCTCTCTGTGCATTTATCctgctgctactactgttaTCACTACTGGAGAGAAATATCTATAGACTTGTtgctacaaaaaaataaaatttgcatTTTGGAATATAATCACACTCTcctatttgtctttttaaataatgCCTATAAACCATCTAGATGTTATGATTGAGACAGAATCAATTTTTGACACATAAATACACTCACCAGCCACTTTTGTTGGCTGCCCATGCATGATGCGAATCACCACATCTCAAAGATGCCGTATTGGATTGTGATCTGCTGACTGTGGAGGCCACTGGAGCAGAAGTATCCATCAG
This genomic window contains:
- the LOC113138630 gene encoding calphotin-like, whose translation is MPSKRKKNKRRMRRVQAQRRALEEQHVANTPVKASPGIAASTPPVSTPKKAAKTPAPAPAKIPEAVPIAVPTVETPKVKPKPAVKEPVPVMAPGPEALVLEQISTEVKTDVPALVTEDAPGGESLSVAPLIVEAVNEADPIISVVEVTPTAEAPVAAPETEVQAVDTTAITSEPEQSHDICKTDVEVEALEEADTVSELDVEVSVKMDNPTPEPVTEASEEPEIEAVAFDQVSAEAEPDTANVVTEAAVESVKGVDTDTPDSEQVTKAAVSPASPAKEEEDQAEVEVLDEEDAPEGPAEVPDTITDAPVTEDKEAPVTLDVADKQVQDFVVTESASAVEATSDTFRTQTEDVAVTPAEPEPEPAGTPAGEIVIDAEQTGLGALSEEPKTEIADMPSQMQLVESVQLSSLESSVETALNGHIVPEVSIEG